A region of Vibrio porteresiae DSM 19223 DNA encodes the following proteins:
- a CDS encoding phosphatase PAP2 family protein: MFGTNCEPNLGEIYMEIGVKSLVAGVLLSSLCVVNTANAKSEKLEQAGDFLQWGIPTGAAFISAAKFDGEGLGQLIEGAFWTSLSTHVLKVSVNEERPNGRDYSFPSGHTSAAVQGAAYLQFRYGWQYGVPAYMLSGVVGYSRVENKYHYWHDVAAGAALATAIQYAITEAGFSVTNVAVAPTFDGDSIGVYASMKY, encoded by the coding sequence ATGTTTGGTACGAATTGCGAGCCCAATTTAGGTGAAATTTATATGGAGATTGGCGTTAAATCGTTGGTGGCCGGCGTGCTACTTTCTTCGCTGTGCGTGGTAAATACAGCTAATGCGAAAAGTGAGAAGTTAGAGCAGGCCGGGGATTTTTTGCAATGGGGTATTCCTACTGGTGCGGCATTTATTTCTGCTGCTAAATTTGATGGCGAAGGCTTGGGTCAATTGATTGAAGGGGCATTTTGGACCTCTCTTTCAACTCACGTGTTAAAAGTTTCTGTAAACGAAGAACGTCCTAACGGTCGTGATTATAGTTTCCCTTCTGGTCATACTTCTGCCGCCGTTCAAGGCGCTGCGTACTTGCAATTTCGCTATGGTTGGCAATATGGCGTTCCTGCCTATATGTTGTCAGGTGTTGTTGGTTATTCTCGAGTTGAGAACAAATACCACTATTGGCACGATGTTGCTGCTGGAGCTGCATTAGCAACAGCGATACAATATGCCATCACTGAGGCTGGCTTTAGCGTGACTAATGTGGCGGTTGCGCCTACTTTTGATGGTGACAGTATTGGCGTATATGCCTCAATGAAATATTGA
- a CDS encoding PTS sugar transporter subunit IIA has protein sequence MLNHWLSPNNIHIVSRVHNWEEAVKISCEPLIKQNVINDSYVDAIIEGHKELGPYYVLAPGLAMPHARPEKGANKCGLSLLIVKEGVPFQADENDPVHAVITLAAKDDTHHIEMIQALAEMFSNDQDREAFVHAQNKQQLEEILARY, from the coding sequence ATGCTTAACCACTGGCTAAGTCCTAACAATATCCACATAGTTAGTCGCGTACACAACTGGGAAGAAGCCGTAAAAATCAGCTGTGAACCTCTTATAAAACAGAATGTTATCAATGATAGCTATGTAGATGCCATCATTGAAGGACACAAGGAGTTAGGACCTTATTATGTCTTAGCTCCAGGCTTAGCGATGCCCCATGCACGCCCAGAAAAAGGAGCAAATAAATGTGGTTTATCGTTACTGATCGTTAAAGAGGGTGTGCCATTTCAAGCTGATGAAAATGATCCAGTTCACGCCGTCATAACACTTGCAGCAAAAGATGACACGCATCATATCGAAATGATTCAAGCATTGGCTGAAATGTTCAGTAATGATCAAGATCGAGAAGCATTTGTGCATGCACAAAATAAGCAACAACTCGAAGAAATTTTGGCTCGTTATTAA
- a CDS encoding PTS sugar transporter subunit IIB — translation MSKKVLIVCGNGLGSSFIVEMNVKKILQELGKEAEVSHTDLTSAKSEQADLYLGASDIISNLEDGHRNTIGLKNLLDNNKLKEILAENI, via the coding sequence ATGAGTAAGAAAGTATTAATCGTCTGTGGTAATGGCTTAGGTAGCAGTTTCATCGTCGAAATGAACGTTAAAAAAATTCTACAAGAGTTAGGCAAAGAAGCTGAAGTTTCACACACAGACCTAACATCGGCAAAATCAGAACAAGCAGATCTTTACCTTGGTGCTTCCGACATTATCTCAAATCTAGAAGATGGTCATCGCAACACCATTGGTCTTAAAAATCTTTTAGATAACAATAAATTAAAAGAAATCTTGGCGGAAAACATCTGA
- a CDS encoding PTS ascorbate transporter subunit IIC, with product MLDLIINDVLGTPAILVGLFSLIGLLLQKKSFSEVISGTLKTIMGFLILTIGAGVISSTLSTFSALFEHSFSIHGVVPNTDAMAALAQKDFGSQTATIMICGMLINILLARFTPLKYIFLTGHHTLYMAAMLAVVLSAGGISHTMVIIVGSIILGAWMVLSPALLQPFTRKIIGNDELALGHFGSIGYYCSAIVGKWVGKDSPSIEELNVPKSLNFLRDSSVSISLTMGILFIVLAIIAGPEFTESQLSNGQNFIVFAILQSIMFAAGVYTILAGVRMIIAEIVPAFRGIANKVVKDARPALDCPTVFPFAPNAVIVGFLSSFVAGLISMFICPLLGLSVIVPGLVPHFFCGATAGVYGNATGGRRGAIIGSFVHGIIISFLPALLLPLMGNLGFESTTFGDADFGVIGIGLGHILTFFN from the coding sequence ATGCTAGATCTAATTATCAATGATGTGCTGGGTACACCAGCCATCTTGGTGGGACTATTCTCACTGATTGGTTTGCTACTGCAGAAAAAATCCTTTTCTGAAGTGATATCAGGGACACTGAAAACCATTATGGGATTTTTAATCCTCACTATTGGTGCTGGTGTCATATCTAGTACTTTGAGTACATTCAGTGCCTTATTTGAGCATTCATTCAGTATTCACGGTGTAGTACCTAATACTGATGCAATGGCGGCACTTGCACAAAAAGATTTTGGTTCACAGACCGCAACCATCATGATTTGTGGCATGTTAATCAACATCTTGCTGGCTCGCTTTACACCACTCAAATACATTTTTCTTACTGGGCACCACACCTTGTATATGGCTGCAATGCTTGCCGTTGTGTTATCCGCAGGTGGCATTTCACACACAATGGTGATCATAGTTGGTTCGATTATATTGGGAGCGTGGATGGTTCTTTCACCTGCATTATTACAACCATTCACACGTAAGATCATTGGGAATGATGAACTTGCTCTTGGTCACTTTGGGTCGATTGGTTACTACTGTTCGGCTATCGTAGGTAAATGGGTCGGCAAAGACAGCCCATCAATTGAAGAGTTAAATGTACCCAAGTCACTGAATTTTTTACGCGACTCATCAGTTTCCATCTCATTGACTATGGGCATTCTGTTCATTGTGTTAGCGATTATTGCAGGACCAGAATTTACGGAATCACAGCTCAGTAACGGACAAAACTTTATCGTCTTTGCCATCTTACAAAGCATCATGTTTGCAGCAGGTGTTTATACCATTTTGGCAGGTGTTCGCATGATCATCGCTGAAATCGTACCGGCATTTCGCGGCATTGCCAACAAAGTAGTTAAGGATGCACGTCCAGCCTTAGATTGTCCTACAGTATTTCCATTTGCGCCAAACGCAGTGATTGTAGGATTCCTTTCAAGCTTTGTCGCCGGACTTATCAGTATGTTCATCTGCCCATTATTGGGCTTGAGTGTCATTGTCCCTGGGTTAGTGCCTCATTTCTTCTGCGGTGCAACGGCTGGAGTTTATGGTAACGCTACTGGTGGACGCCGAGGGGCGATCATTGGTTCATTTGTTCACGGGATCATCATCTCATTCTTACCTGCTTTGCTCTTACCATTAATGGGTAACTTAGGTTTTGAATCCACCACATTTGGTGACGCAGACTTTGGTGTTATTGGCATCGGCCTTGGTCATATCCTGACTTTCTTTAACTGA
- the alsE gene encoding D-allulose 6-phosphate 3-epimerase, which translates to MNAMFSPSLMCMDLTKFKQQINALNTRATFYHVDIMDGHYVKNITLSPFFIQQLKKIATIPVDVHLMCERPEDIIPLCLDAGADIISFHPETAGNKIFRLIQEIKEAGKQVGVVLNPSEPIEMVNEYIHLLDKITIMSVDPGFAGQKFIPETLNKIRRLKTLRDEQHYHYLLEIDGSCNPKTFKTVAASGVDVFIVGTSGLFSLDTNIEKAWDKMIEIFQRETADLTLA; encoded by the coding sequence ATGAATGCCATGTTTTCACCTTCACTAATGTGTATGGATCTCACTAAGTTTAAGCAACAGATAAACGCTTTAAACACTCGCGCGACCTTCTATCATGTCGATATCATGGATGGGCATTATGTTAAAAACATTACGTTGTCACCTTTCTTCATTCAACAACTAAAGAAAATTGCAACGATTCCTGTTGATGTCCATTTGATGTGTGAAAGACCCGAAGACATTATTCCACTATGCCTTGACGCTGGAGCAGATATTATTTCTTTTCACCCAGAAACGGCGGGCAATAAAATCTTTCGCTTAATCCAAGAGATTAAAGAAGCGGGTAAACAAGTTGGTGTGGTGCTAAATCCATCAGAACCCATCGAGATGGTCAACGAATACATTCACCTGCTGGACAAAATCACGATAATGTCCGTCGACCCCGGCTTTGCAGGACAAAAATTTATCCCAGAAACATTGAATAAAATTCGTCGTTTGAAAACCTTACGCGATGAACAGCACTATCACTACTTACTGGAGATAGACGGTTCTTGCAATCCCAAAACCTTTAAAACTGTCGCCGCATCTGGAGTTGATGTATTTATTGTCGGCACATCTGGATTGTTTAGTCTTGATACAAACATTGAAAAGGCTTGGGATAAGATGATTGAGATCTTCCAACGCGAGACAGCTGATTTAACATTGGCTTAG
- a CDS encoding LacI family DNA-binding transcriptional regulator, translated as MERKRRGTGKSTLSDVAKFVGVSSMTVSRALRDPTKVSETLVGKIQEAIKELGYVPNNAAQALASASSRLILFVTPRLASPGFQAIYHQMKQSLKKMGFHVLLAELNNKQADYDSISTFISYNPVLVIKFDIQFTNELNDYLSKSKIHLLSIGHGVNDNTDSEMMITPDFKAVFELMAYKIAHRVYRNPLLILHGEECFSQDIIRSWDRMLLAHDLSPNRVHPIYLAPSVMAGFDVLKEMQTSFTDTDLVVTSDENLAYGIWFACREMGIAVPAQLAIVCVGQLDLNQSGRSKLSGVNIRWDTLAVQAMEKVCECLELPSKLKPNSLAVEWISGESY; from the coding sequence ATGGAAAGAAAAAGAAGAGGAACAGGTAAAAGTACGTTAAGTGATGTGGCTAAGTTTGTTGGGGTAAGCTCAATGACAGTGTCACGAGCGTTACGTGATCCAACTAAGGTTTCTGAGACGCTGGTGGGCAAAATTCAGGAAGCGATCAAAGAACTGGGTTATGTTCCGAATAATGCTGCGCAGGCTTTAGCTTCAGCCTCTTCTCGCTTGATCTTATTTGTTACTCCTAGGTTAGCGAGTCCTGGCTTCCAGGCTATCTATCATCAGATGAAGCAATCGCTAAAAAAAATGGGGTTTCATGTATTGTTAGCAGAGCTAAATAATAAGCAAGCTGACTATGATTCTATCAGTACATTTATTTCTTATAATCCAGTGTTAGTGATAAAATTTGATATCCAGTTTACTAATGAGCTTAACGATTATCTAAGTAAGTCTAAGATTCACTTGTTATCAATTGGCCATGGGGTAAATGATAATACCGATTCCGAAATGATGATTACACCTGATTTTAAAGCTGTCTTTGAGCTGATGGCTTATAAAATTGCTCATAGGGTGTATCGTAATCCATTGCTGATTTTGCATGGAGAGGAGTGTTTTTCACAGGATATTATTCGCTCATGGGATCGCATGTTATTAGCTCATGATCTTTCACCAAACCGGGTTCATCCGATCTATTTAGCACCCAGTGTTATGGCTGGATTTGATGTGCTCAAAGAGATGCAAACCAGTTTTACCGATACTGATCTGGTCGTGACCAGTGATGAAAACTTGGCTTATGGTATTTGGTTTGCTTGCCGAGAGATGGGTATTGCAGTACCGGCACAATTAGCGATTGTCTGTGTTGGTCAGCTAGATCTTAATCAATCGGGGCGCTCTAAACTCTCTGGCGTTAATATTCGTTGGGATACTCTTGCTGTGCAAGCAATGGAAAAGGTATGTGAATGCCTTGAGTTGCCATCCAAATTAAAGCCAAATTCCTTGGCCGTCGAATGGATTAGCGGTGAAAGCTATTAA
- a CDS encoding Cof-type HAD-IIB family hydrolase, translated as MSVRAIAVDMDGTFLDPNQHYDKARFLALYQQLKDQGIEFIVASGNQYYQLVSYFPEVANEISFVAENGALLYLHGEEIFHGEMTEEALDKVYTILDSDPSIDYVACGLNGAYMLPHISQEFADIASHHYARLEKVASIRAIDDVMFKFSIKTTVDHADTLIAELAEQLGDVVHTVSSGFGFIDLIIPGLHKANGLKKVLARFDIDPAECVAIGDSLNDKEMLELVGYSFAMGNAADKVKAVARYHTETNEQAGALNVIEKVVLGQAPFNA; from the coding sequence ATGTCCGTTAGAGCAATCGCGGTGGATATGGATGGTACTTTCCTTGATCCGAATCAGCATTACGACAAAGCCCGTTTTCTCGCTTTGTATCAACAACTCAAAGATCAAGGCATCGAGTTTATTGTTGCCAGCGGTAACCAGTACTATCAACTGGTTTCTTACTTCCCTGAAGTTGCCAATGAAATCTCCTTTGTCGCTGAAAATGGCGCGCTGCTTTACCTGCATGGTGAAGAGATCTTTCACGGTGAAATGACCGAAGAAGCACTTGATAAAGTTTATACCATTCTTGATTCAGACCCATCGATTGATTATGTCGCTTGTGGTCTCAATGGCGCTTATATGTTGCCGCACATCAGCCAAGAATTCGCTGACATTGCCTCTCACCATTATGCTCGTTTAGAGAAAGTGGCAAGCATCCGTGCAATCGATGATGTGATGTTTAAGTTCTCAATCAAAACTACGGTTGACCATGCTGATACCTTAATTGCCGAACTTGCTGAGCAGCTTGGCGATGTGGTTCACACGGTTTCAAGTGGTTTCGGTTTTATTGACCTGATCATCCCAGGGCTACACAAAGCCAATGGTTTGAAAAAAGTCTTGGCACGTTTTGATATCGACCCTGCTGAATGCGTTGCCATTGGTGATAGCTTAAACGACAAAGAGATGCTGGAACTGGTTGGTTACTCATTTGCCATGGGTAACGCGGCCGACAAAGTCAAAGCCGTAGCTCGTTATCACACTGAGACCAACGAACAAGCCGGCGCATTAAACGTCATTGAAAAAGTGGTATTAGGCCAAGCGCCTTTTAATGCTTAA